The Bemisia tabaci unplaced genomic scaffold, PGI_BMITA_v3 genome contains the following window.
GAAGAATTTTTGAGTTCAGTTCAGTAGGTAGGTACTGgtaaattttttcctgtcaaaaattcaaaatctaggaaaattattttgaacttgAAAATAGTTGTTAAACtttgtttttaactttaatGCTTTTAAAGGAATGAAAcatcaaacctctttttttttttggttcagcTTTATGCTATTTGGTGCTTCTCTGTTCAAAACTCAGTCTATTGTGATGACAATGTTGATGCAGAAAGATAATCCCAGAACCTTCGGATACTTTGGTCctattaatttttgattttacttAATTGATCTGCCCTTAAATTTtaccacagaaaaaaataatttgattactTATAAGTGAATTTTTGACACTTACATATCTTTAAGTAGTGGTGGCGACTTTGAAATGATTCATCTCGGTGAAAGAAAtttatgtaatatttttaagaaaatagtaGGAAATCAGTAgtgaactttttatttttctgttttagatTCTTTTTACTGACCGTATGAATGTCTTAACTGACACTGAAACAGTCTCTATGGATGACCATCGCTGCCATTGTTTTAACCTTAATTCTTATGATCTTAATAATTGCCATAAGATACATTTATTCCTGTTTTTAAATGTGATTTTAAACTTCAATTCCGTTCTGATTGTTtgtgggaaaaaaatcatgcccTGGAGTAATTATTCCAAAATCAATGCGGTAAAATCCAAGTGACATGAGTTTGACTGCTCAGTTTCTTTAATTCCTAAGTGTATTTTCCAGGTATGGAATCAGAGTCGATCCCGAGCAATGGCTCATAGTCTTGACTGGCCGCAAAGAAGGAGGACCAGAGCATCCCTCTCTCGTCTTATTATTTTGTAAGTCTATAAAATTAAATACAATGATGATTTCAAGTTGtatcattaaattttaataatctgTCTCATTCAGTATTATTTATCGGAgtcaaaaaatattccttgTTGCTAAGatctgttcattttttttaaaaaaaaacactgaaaaatgtGGTCTAAATTGTAAGTAATTAGGTGGTGAAATAGTGCTAGGTCAACACTATTCTGCGTtggaaacaaggccaaaaagttccaaaatttttcactgaCAAGTGCGATCCACTGATGATGTCTGATTGACCCAAAGTGTTATGGATCCCTTTATAAGAAACAAAGCAAACGTTTCGATCGCCTACAAACTGCGATCTTCTTCAGTGTAAAGGAACAACGAgtggaaacattttacaaaatagaagaaaaaaaataagttttatatCGTAATGTAGTTAGTtaagttttatattatttctcatctacaTATAGTTTGCAATATTActtgttcaatttatttttggctggtagctcgattttttaaatcaattaccGTGTTATGGATCTCTGTGCATGACCCAAGTTTAGCACTCAAATTCATCTGCCTGAGCTAAACTCTCGCCCTTAGTCATGCACTGATCCTCatcagagctcaaattttttactcaaattgaaatttttggaatttgtcaggcttgatttccccaaaaaatattttggatcCAGCACCATTCTACCACCTtgctatttattttttcttgacctCAATAATTTTAGCTTTTAAGCAGAGCAACATTACAAATTTAATAACTTTTTCCGTACTGAACCTCCACATGAAAATTCTTATGGTGATTTTTAGTCACACAAAAATACACACTCTATATTTTTGTATGCAATATTTCTCATTTAGGTCTCTTCTGTATAATGTAATTTATTCTTTCTTGAATTGTTGAAAACCTCAGcgccttttttctctctttttttcaagtattttatCTTTTTGTCCAAGTTTTTATCTGAAAACTCAACTGCTGGTCTTTTAATTTCAGATGCTGTTGTGCCAGCCTTGACAGCCCTGTACATAGAAAAAGGAATGGCTTTCGTAAGTAGAACAAGATTGAGATACCATTAATATTACCTTTTCTTAAGTAGTATCAAAAACTGTTCAGGGGTGTCTACAGCTCTGAAAACCaggaatggagaattcgcatgcaaattttgttgcttcatctaaaagtgctttaagagctgattttgtagcattttttatactttttttctgatttgggaaatagtataaaaatagatttaaaagtgagaaaatgcaccgcttagtgatgtcatctggcggcatttcccattcaaacacaCATATTTCaacagattagataattttgtcatatcttcttcaacaattgttcaattcataaaccaaggttactctcgtgttcagttcacccagtagtttccacttagacacaaaattcatcaaatttcagacacctgcaaattctctattgtttGGAAATGTCACCAGGtcaggaaaatgagaaaagtcAGTAAGTTTTGAGAAACAGACTGGAAattggaaatattttgaaatttggaagatCATAAACGCTATCCACACAAACTGAGCCTCAACCTAGTCTGCCTTGTGGCTCAATGCTCTGAGTTACATTTTGAATAGTGAACAAGAGAATGAGAGAAATCAGTAATTTCAATTTTAGTCAATCGAGTgattaaaaaggaagaaagtagAAAAAGATTCAGATGTATCTTTTTTGCAGTGAAATTGATgccaaaaatgtttcattttcactCTTACAAGTTCACAATGGCAATTTGAATAGATAgtgaattttgataattttggtcCAAGAAACCTAGAAAAGGCAGGGATTTTATTTTCCCCAAGTGCGAAGATGTCCAGTTGTTGTTATACgttatacatatcgacggtgaaactaccaaaccacgtatctcgtttgcggcgtttaaaaatctacgctcacattttatttttttgaagtagaccaaatcaatatcattccttgaaattttcacggaattttctccgcacaaagaggaaaaatcacagaaattttcaagactggatgttaagtagtttttcatttaaaaaataaagtatgacaggaagtctgcgacgtcgcaaaccgagatacgtggtttggtagtttcaccgtcgatatgaaaacACATTCATCTTTCACAACATTTTACTGAAGCCCAGCCACATTTTTCATTAATATAAAAATGAGGTAATAATGTAAAATAATATACAAATAAAGTAGTGAAATATATTCATCTGACGATCTCTCGGTATTTTCTCTTCAGAATATAGTATGAAAGTTTGAAAGATTTCTACCAAATACACTGGTAGACTATATTTAAATGTACTTAAAATTTGCATTAGtttggcagattttgaagtaaatcattcaattaaataatttattccGGAACCATGTAAGAGATCAAAGAAGAATCCTCAAAAGGTAAATGCTTGATTATGCACAGTAGAGAAATTTCTATTAACATTTTGTCTCATgtgttttacaaattttttgcTTCCAGCACATCATCAGTCAGCAGGTCGGAATGATCGCTCATGTCGTAAACATCACAATTCTAGTGCTTATTCCAATGGTGTTAATCCATTCATATTCCACATTATTTAGTTTAAGTAAGTCAATTATATTAAGCAAGTTTTCTTGATGATTTTAGTTTCCTAGTTTTTAAAGTACAGAGAAGGATGAATCtctgaatatcgacggtgaaactaccaaaccacgtatctcgtttgcggtgtttaaaaatctacgctcgcattttatttttttgaagtagaccaaatcaatatcattccttgaaattttcatagaattttctccgcacaaagaggaaaaatcacagaaattttcaagactggacgttaagtagtttttcatttaaaaaataaagtatgacaggaagtctgcgacgtcccaaaccgagatacgtggtttgatagtttcaccgtcaatatgtaaTTTCTCCCTCAGCATATTGTCAACAATTTGGAAGGTCTTTTCTCTGTGACATAGTTGGAACATATTGATGATCAAAGTGCAAAACTATTTATCTGTGTTCGCAATGTTGTAGACTAcctgtcatactctattttttttttggaaaactggtcaacacaatttcttaaaaacttccttgtttttttctctcttgggAGAATACTCTGTGTAAATTTCCAGCTGTAAAGTTgccttgtttctctttgaaaaaa
Protein-coding sequences here:
- the LOC140225977 gene encoding diacylglycerol O-acyltransferase 1-like; the encoded protein is MNNGTEQNVKQLRRTKSVACAEEIQKQETQLRSAQPDKPCHKPRDSLFSWSSGFGNFTGFVNWAFLLLFMGGTRLFLENLIKYGIRVDPEQWLIVLTGRKEGGPEHPSLVLLFYAVVPALTALYIEKGMAFHIISQQVGMIAHVVNITILVLIPMVLIHSYSTLFSLSKSIILSKFS